In Ammospiza caudacuta isolate bAmmCau1 chromosome 2, bAmmCau1.pri, whole genome shotgun sequence, a genomic segment contains:
- the GPR12 gene encoding G-protein coupled receptor 12, which translates to MNEDLKVNLSWLPQDHVEASSTENASAAGSSLVPAVDPEPELLVNPWDIVLCTSGTLISCENAIVVLIIFHNPSLRAPMFLLIGSLALADLLAGIGLIINFVFAYLLQSEATKLVTIGLIVASFSASVGSLLAITVDRYLSLYYALTYNSERTVTFTYVMLILLWGASICIGLLPVMGWNCLRDESTCSVIRPLTKNNAAVLSVSFLLMFALMLQLYIQICKIVMRHAHQIALQHHFLATSHYVTTRKGVSTLAIILGTFAACWMPFTLYSLIADYTYPSIYTYATLLPATYNSIINPVIYAFRNQEIQKALWLVCCGCIPSNLSQRARSPSDV; encoded by the coding sequence ATGAATGAAGATCTGAAGGTTAATTTGAGCTGGCTGCCTCAGGATCATGTAGAAGCCAGCTCTACAGAGAATGCCTCAGCTGCAGGCTCCTCCCTGGTTCCTGCCGTAGACCCTGAACCAGAGCTTTTGGTAAACCCCTGGGACATTGTCTTGTGTACTTCAGGGACCCTTATCTCCTGCGAAAATGCCATTGTGGTTCTGATCATTTTCCATAATCCCAGTCTTCGCGCCCCCATGTTCCTCCTGATAGGCAGCCTGGCGCTGGCAGATCTCTTAGCAGGCATTGGATTGATCATCAATTTTGTTTTTGCCTACCTTCTGCAGTCAGAAGCTACGAAACTGGTTACGATTGGACTGATTGTTGCCTCTTTCTCAGCATCTGTTGGCAGCTTGCTGGCTATCACTGTTGATCGTTACCTCTCCTTGTATTATGCTCTGACTTACAATTCAGAGAGGACTGTCACTTTTACCTATGTCATGCTCATATTGCTCTGGGGAGCATCTATCTGTATTGGACTGCTGCCTGTGATGGGCTGGAACTGCCTCAGAGATGAATCCACCTGCAGTGTTATCAGACCACTCACTAAAAATAATGCAGCTGTCCTTTCGGTCTCTTTCTTGCTTATGTTTGCCCTCATGCTGCAGCTCTACATTCAGATCTGTAAAATCGTGATGCGCCATGCCCATCAGATTGCCTTGCAACACCATTTCCTGGCCACTTCCCACTATGTGACCACCCGAAAAGGAGTGTCTACTTTGGCCATTATTTTGGGGACCTTTGCAGCTTGCTGGATGCCTTTTACTCTCTATTCTTTAATAGCAGATTACACCTATCCTTCTATATACACCTATGCCACCCTCCTGCCAGCCACCTACAATTCCATCATCAATCCCGTAATATATGCTTTTAGAAACCAGGAGATACAGAAAGCACTTTGGCTCGTCTGTTGTGGCTGTATTCCTTCTAACCTGTCTCAGAGGGCAAGATCACCCAGTGATGTCTGA